In Aedes albopictus strain Foshan chromosome 3, AalbF5, whole genome shotgun sequence, the genomic window gctcaaaaaccgatatctcttctcgacattgcgtctagcagggattaggaaattgagtgtttgtggatgcccccaagggggagtcttatcaccacttttgtggaatctcgtagcagatacgctattgaggcaactcaataatagcggttttcctacttatggttttgccgacgactacctaacattgttagttggtatgtgcatcagcacccttttcgatctgatgcaaaacgcccttcaggtagttgagggttggtgtcgccaatatggcctttcggttaatccgagtaaaacatctattgttcttttcacggaaaggcgaaaccgtaatggcgttcgacctttgcgtctctttgattctgaaatcgatgtgactgaacaggtaaagtacgttggagtcattcttgattccaagctttcctggacacctcatattgagttcagaatcaagaaagcttgtatggccttcgggcaatgccggcgtacttttggtacaacttggggtctaaaacccaagtatatcaaatggatctacacaactgtggttcggccaatattggcttatggatgtcttgtgtggtggcaaaagggtgaagtgagaacggtccaatcaaaattaggccatcttcaaaggatgtgcttaatggcgatgtctggagcgttctcttcaactcctacggcagcgctcgaagttctctttgacgttgccccactacacattcatctcaaacaagaagccctttcttgcacttaccggttacgggtactcggtctactagaggaaactcctgtgaaccgcacatcaacacacacctcgttgtttccacttttggtgaattgggacaaaattgtccttgctccaagtgatcttacaattgcttgtaattttccatataggacattttccacgaaattcccttcccgggaagagtggacatctggttatctggaaagactTATTTCAGACGgcttcgtatgttacactgatggctcccttctcgaaggtcgagcaggtgctggtgtttattctcgtgagctaaggctgtatcagtcttactcacttggtagacactgcaccgtttttcaggccgaaatctttgctcttatgtgcggagtgcaatcagcacttcagcagcacgtaatgggcaaagtaatatacttctgttcagatagccaggctgctattaaagcacttgcttcggccaactccaggtcgaagatagttatcgcttgtcgaactcaaatcgaggagctgaattcagcaaacgctgttcaccttctatgggtacctggtcattcttccatcgctggaaatgaattggctgatgagctagctcgctctggagcatcacatgacttcattggccctgagccagctattccgatatcgaagtgttggattaagcttcagattcacacctgggctgtcactcaacacagacaatattggaatagtttggagtcatgtcgtcaaaccaaattgtatagtgctgagccatctctacgggtggcgaagtatctaactaatctgtctaagcagaattgcagcatgctggtcaaagcattgactggccactgccgactcagctatcacatggcgaatattcagcaagctgattcatttgcctgtgatagctgtgaatccgattatggaacttcgtatcatttgatatgtaactgtccagttttcgcgcaactgcgtttccgagtattcggtaaacacttattaagtgaaactgacttcagaaacctgaatcttcaggatattctgttgttcttaacccgctgtggtaaagagctataggctctctttcgctttatgcgttattacagtgcccttttcagggcgctgtttgaacccattgtggtacgcttgtgcgttagtaccctcttccagggtatttttcctatttccctacctgtccctatccccatccaaatcctttttccttcctcttccctcaggtagatgatgaaataggctgttattttggcgatggcacaaatgtcccaaatggaggataacgtgcctctggagccggccttctgatacctgatacctgatagccatagagcttgctgacgtttattcacctttctctttcaaacatgcaggcgaaataggatttgttgtcatcaggaaaggtttctcgatgaaaacaaatcctatcccgcctgcatgcttgaaagagagatgcgaataaacgtcagcaagctctattatcGATGTGTTATTACTTATAAAGCTTTCGTTTGTGCAGTGTTGGTAAAACATCCAATCGTTGACACGGTGCCAGTCGTGTACTTCCacaccaatgagagtctaatgaaggtgtggaagagacacttcgtgtgcgtgagatccgtgtttggtgcaaaccatgtcactactacaagcaaagcgagctcccataagaacgcgtgtcaaatagtgacgtcactatttgtgtttacatttttctttgcttactaatacatagccatctcttcttcttccccacctgtaatatactctcattgcttCCACACGACTCAACGAGGGATTTGCGTGAAGTGGTGAGTACCACGTCGCTCGAAAGATGCATTTTCCGTCCGCGGTCCACGCGGTCTCTCTCCTCGAAAGAAAATCAAAgcaattcgcgactacgaaggtaaaagagattccaactctttgtcgctctaatgaaaaacctcgtaaggaactgtcagaatgtgcgtgaaaaaaaagcaaaaaatatttccctctcgttttttctcacgtaaaccttcacgcacattctgcaacttcgtagtcgcgaatctcACTCCTAAAGTCATAAAATGCGTTGGAATGCTCTCTTGATGTACATATGTTTGTTGCACGTGGAAGTCGTGCAACAACGCAGCTGTACGTACAGCTGTCTGTCAAACTTTGTTTTGCTTTCGTTGATCATCGGGTTTGATTGAGTTCCGATTTGTTGTGGTTTTGCTGGACGACAAAACCAGCTGTTTCGGTGTTTGTGAACTTCCGGCGTAAACTGATTCAGGATGTCCTCGTTCCGTGGGGATCAGGTGGCTTTGAGCTTCCACGAGTCGTGTCTACGGTTGTCGGACGTGGAGCTGCTGAAAGGACCGTTCTGGCTGAATGATCAGATAATTTCCTTTTACTTCGAGTACCTGGAGAAGATGATCTTCAGGGACGAGGAGGATCTGCTGTTTGTTAGTCCGGAGGTGACCCAGTGCATCCGGATGGTTTCCGAGGAGGAGGTGGGCATTTTTCTGGAACCGCTGCGAGCTTCCGAGCGGTCGTTCATCTTTTTCGCCTTGAACGACAACCAGATAGCGGATCAGGCCGGAGGCTCGCACTGGAGTTTGCTGGTGTTCTCCCGACCGGAAATGGTGTTTTACCACTTTGATTCGTCGCACAACAGCAATTCGGACATCTGTCGGCAGTTTGTGACGGCGTTGAAGCGGGCACTGAAGTGTCCGAAGGCGCAACTACGGACCGGGGATTGTCTGCAGCAGAGCAACGGATATGACTGTGGGGTTCACGTTCTGTGCACCGTGGACAAGGTGACGCAACAGATTCGGAAGACCGGGAAAATCGAAGGCGTTAAAAGTGCACGGTACGACGTGATTCGAGCCAAACGGGAGGAAATCCTCAACATCATCATAGACCTTGGCGGGAGAATCAACTAGAAGAAGACTGGTTAGCCACGAATTTTCTCCACCGGAAGTGCTTTTTTAGTGATCAGTGTCCAGTTGGTACCAgctctggagggatttccaatACCCGCGGATTTAGAATAACAAATCTGATGTTAGATTGTACTGTAGCGAAGAACTTCCTGATATGTGTAGCTgcaatttattttttagaaatttattaacTATGCACTCAAATTCATGATTTATGTTATGTGATTTTAGATTGTAGTAATTTATCAATCCTCGAACATGCGAACGAAAATGTAGATTATATTTAATGCAATGGCACAAACTTGAAAAGAGAGGATTATTTTTAGATATCACACGCATCTTCGTAAACATCTTTAAGAATATTTGTTACAGTGTTTCCTAATCATTATTTTCATAACatataaaataatcatttcataATTATATTTCTGCAGCGACTTCTGTAGCGATTATGTTGAAATATTTGGACCAGTCTAATATATGTTGCGATGTTTATCAAACACTACTGAATGTGGCTTTATAGGaggttttaagggatttctctaga contains:
- the LOC109410655 gene encoding sentrin-specific protease 8; the encoded protein is MSSFRGDQVALSFHESCLRLSDVELLKGPFWLNDQIISFYFEYLEKMIFRDEEDLLFVSPEVTQCIRMVSEEEVGIFLEPLRASERSFIFFALNDNQIADQAGGSHWSLLVFSRPEMVFYHFDSSHNSNSDICRQFVTALKRALKCPKAQLRTGDCLQQSNGYDCGVHVLCTVDKVTQQIRKTGKIEGVKSARYDVIRAKREEILNIIIDLGGRIN